Below is a window of Scyliorhinus torazame isolate Kashiwa2021f chromosome 24, sScyTor2.1, whole genome shotgun sequence DNA.
CTCGATCTGATCCTCAGAAGCGTGGCTGAGCATGGACTACTCTCCATTCTTGCTGCAGCTTTTGGCCTCACAGGGAAGCTGGAGCCATATTTCTCCGATCACCGGGATTCGCAGGTTTCACCGGCCGCGGGGAGTGGCTTCAGCGGGAAACCGCATTGACGAGCGAAGGGACGAcagaatctcgctgccagcgaaTACCGCGGCTGGGGACTGAGTCCCTGCAGCAACGTGCCAACTCACCCCGGGGACAGTCTCAGTCAGCCAAGTGGGGCCCGTCGTGAGTGGATCAGCTTACTCATTCacagcagcactccctccctctctctcgcccgtgcGGTCTATATAAGAACTGGGAGAGGGAGAAGGCAATTCAGCTCCTGGCGCACCTTCCtgcagcgcacaatgacttacgagagagacgagaagtgatgaagtcgatccaggctttattaagcgagacttgtccccagcagttcagcaacagaatgaagcagcggggagaagctcgggttcttatactccgccttcagggcggagccaggggtcagcagccaaccaggacccgggatctgtcagccaatagcatcacggcttcacagtcccacatgacccctaatacataccaccacattcaccccttgttaaaaaggaacccggcggggtggtggttcgcatggtggtaggggtttacaaggctggccttggaaggaaaatttcggacatgttactacagttttagccctacactgggctgtgtacaagtttgtgaaaactatttacaatattagcaagaaaatgtttttttttttttttttttgttacaatacaacaacattcttggtgtcacgcggatgccacgagtcgagcgggcagtctggtcttcctcgtcgatcgcctcagccccggtggtggtgcaggtgcttgttcaggcgttgtcgtctccgggagcgtttcggtgtttgttcctgttttactcctgggcgggcacgggaggaggaccgatcctcccgggaagggggcggtcgcggggtgcgccggtggcagggaggggatgatcggtgtcgggggtgtgtgttgccggcgggcgccaggtcccgcagggacaccgtgtcctgtcggccgtcggggtacgccacgtaagcgtactgcgggttcgcgtggaggaggccaaccctctcgaccaacgggaccgacttgtgcgcccgcacatgtttccggagcaagatgggtcctggggccgccagccaggtcggcagcgacgttccagaggaggacttcctggggaagacaaggaggtgctcatgaggcgtttggttagtggtggtacacagtagcgaccggatggagtggagagcgtccgggaggacctcctgccaccgggaaactgggagacccctggaccgtagggccagtaggacggtcttccagaccgtgccattctcactctctacttgcccgttgccccgggggttgtagctggtcgtcctgctcgaggctatacccttgctgagcaggaactggcgcagctcgtcactcatgaaggaggaccccctgtcgctgtggacgtatgcggggcaaccgaacagtgtgaatatggtgccaacggctttaatgactgtggccgcggtcatgtcggggcaggggatggcgaaggggaaacgggagtactcgtccaccatgttcaggaagtatatgttgcggtcggtggaggggaggggccctttgaaatccagactgaggcgttcaaagggacgggaagccttgatcaggtgcgctctatccggcctgaaaaagtgcggtttgcactctgcgcagatgtggcagttcctggtgactgtacggacctcctccacagagtaggggaggttgcgggactttataaaatggtagaaccgagtgacccccggttgacagaggtcctcgtggagggcttggaggcggtctatttgtgcgttggtacatgtgccgcgggatagggcatcggacggctcgttcagctttccgggacggtacaagatctcatagttataggtggagagctcgatcctccaccttaagatcctgtcatttttaattttgccccgctgtgcactatcgaacatgaaagctaccgactgttggtccgtgaggagagtgaatctcctgccggccaggtaatgcctccaatgtcgcacagcttccactatggcttgggcttccttttccactgaggagtggcggatttctgaggcgtggagggtccgggagaaaaaggccacgggtctgcccgcttggttaagggtagccgctagagctacgtcagaggcgtcgctctcgacctggaaggggagggactcgtcgatggcgcgcatcgtggcctttgcgatatccgctttgaagcggctgaaggcctggcgggcctctatcgacagagggAAGATCGTGGActatattagcgggcgggccttgtctgcgtactgggggacccactgggcgtaatatgaaaagaaccccaggcagcgtttcagggctttggagcagtgggggaggggaaattccataagggggcgcatgcgttcggggtcggggcctattatcccattgcgcactatgtagcccagaatggctagccgatcggtgctaaaaacgcacttgtcctcgttgtacgtgaggttcaaggctttggcggtctggaggaatttttggaggttggcgtcgtggtcctgctgatcgtggccgcagatggttacgttgtcgaggtacgggaacgtggcctgcaacccgtgctggtcaaccattcggtccatctcccgttggaagaccgagaccccgtttgtgacgccaaatgggacccttagggagtggtatagacgcccgtatgcctcgaaggctgtgtacttgcggtcacttgggcggatggggagctggtggtaggcggacttgaggtccacggtggagaagactttatactgggcaatccgattgaccatgtcggatatgcgggggagagggtacgcatctagctgcgtgtccctgttgatggtctgactatagtctacgaccatcctctgcttctccccggtcttcacgactaccacctgggctctccagggactattgctggcctggattatgccttccttcagcaaccgctggacttcagaccgaataaatatccggtcctgggcgctgtaccgtctgctcctagtggcgacgggtttgcaatccggggtaaggttcgcaaacaaggacggcggttcaaccttgagagttgcgaggccgcagatagtgagtgggggtattgggccgccgaattggaatgttaggctctgcaggttacactggaaatctaatcccagtaatgtgggcgcgcagagttggggaaggacgtagagcctgtagttcttaaactccctcccttgcaccgttaggttcgcgatgcagaaccctttgatctctacggagtgggatcctgcagctcgggaaatcttttgcgtgcttggatggatggacagaaaatagcgtcttaccgtgtctgggtgaataaaacattccgtgctcccggagtcgatcaggcatggcgtctcgtatccgttgaccagcaccgttgttgtcgtcgtttggagcgtccggggccgcgattgatccagagtcaccgaagccaatcgtggtagtagtgtcacggcgttttcttcggaccccgtggagccgtcgtgctggggtcctttgttgtcaaccaagatggcggtgtccatgaatcgcacgtggtcgggggtggacaaaatggccgcccccatgaatcgcacgtggctggggggtcacaagatggcggcgcccgtcctcccctcgtggtgcccgggacccaagatggcggcacccgcgggtcgcacatggggcgctggggggagttggggagcgtttgggatgtgctgggctcgttcttctccggggattgcggcgacccccccgggaccggcacactgccgcgtaatggcccttcttgccgcagcttttacaaatagctgcgcgggccgggcagcgctgccgggggtgtttcgcttgtccgcagaaatagcagcgggcccccccgggatggtctggcgctttaaccgcgcaagcttgcgagggggggggagtttgtcgcgacgggggtccacggagtccaaggggctgccgcgcggtcggggccgtaggcgcgggcgtttcgcgcggccacatctagggaagctgcaagggcccgtgcctctgagagtcctagcgactctctttctaaaagtctttggcggatttggggagagttcatacctgccacaaacgcatcgcgaattagcaggtccgtgtgttccatcgcattcaccggcgggcagctgcagccccgtcccaaaattagcagcgcggcgtagaattcttctagcgattctccgggactttgccgtctcgttgcgagttggtggcgtgcgtagacctggttcacgggccgaacgtagatgcccttcagcaatgcgagcgccgtcgggaaatcctctgcgtcttctatgagagggtaaatttccgggcttaccctcgaatgcaggacctgcattttctggtcttctgtgatccggccgggggccgttcggaggtagccttcaaagcaagcttgccagtgtttgaatactgctgccgagttcgctgcgtgggggctgatccgcaggcattccggggcgatccggagctccatagtcctttaagctcgcttaataaattgtagcgcacaatgacttacgagagaggcgAGTAGTGATGAATTCGATCCAGGCTttgttaagcgagacttgtccccagcagctcagcaacagaatgaagcggcggggagaagctcgggttcttgtactccgccttcagggcggagccaggagtcggcagccaaccaggacccgggatctgtcagccaatagcatcacggcttcacagtcccacatgacccctaatacataccaccacacttgcGCCATTCACTTCTATCCCTCACGGCCTCTAAAAGGCGGAGCGCGGCGTTCCGAATGGTGGATTTTCACACCAGGAATGTCGACAGTCGGGTAATTATTGTGCTGAGTTCCCTTGGCCCCCGTTTCCCACCCCTGGCTTGTGAAGCATTGTCACACTGGATTATTCGTATTTTAGTTATTTTATTAGCGAGATGATTACAAAGCATTTCAACAACTTTCAGTCACTGCTCCCTCTGTCCCTTTTTGCGTTTTTTGCATTTTCCTGGATATTGCATTTTGATATCCACACCTCTTAATCTGAAAGAAAATGAAAAACATGAGTCCTTTTGTTTGAACTAAGACAAGCAGCACCGTGGAAGGTGGGGGGCTAGGGTCAAATCGGCCATTCAGCAGGGTgactgttaacatcgaaaaggtgtTGGTTGTTTTAAAAGAAATTAAGgcggataagtctcctgggccggatgggatttaccccagaatactgaggggagcaagggaggaaattgctggggccttgactgacatctttgtatcctcattggctacaggcgagagcccagaggactggagaatagctaatgtggtaccgctgcttaagaaaggtagcagtgataatcctggaaactataggccggtgagcctcacgtggaTAGTAGGTAgactattggagagaattctcatggacaggggcagcacagtaccacaatggttagcactgttgcttcacagtgccagggtcccgggctcgattccccgctgggtcactgtctgtgcggagtctgcacgttctccccgtgtctgcgtgggtttcctccgggtgctccggtttcctcccacaagtcccgaaagacgtgctgttgggtgaattggacattctgaattctccctctgtgacccgaacaggcaccggagtgtggcgactaggggcttttcacaggaacttcatcgcagcgttaatgtcagcgtacttgtgacaatggaGATTAAAgatttatatccatttggaaacaaatggactcattcgcGATAGACagcctggttttgtgaaggggaggtcgtgcctcactaactttgaggaggtgacaaagatgattgatgcaggtagggcagtggatgttgtctatatggacttcagtaacgcctttgacaaggtccctcatggcagactggtacaaaaggtgaagtcacacgggatcaggggtgaggtggcaagatggagacagaactggctcggtcacagaaggccaaGGGTAGCAGTAgacgggtgtttttctgaatggaagcttgtgactagcggtgttccacagggatcggtgctgggacctctgttgtttgtagtagacataaacaatttggaggaaaatgtcgctggtctgattagtacgttcgcggatgacaccaaggttgggggAGTGCAGATAGTGCTGAGGATTAGCAGTTTCTTGGGAACAAAGCTGTTTATTGGTGTCAGTGTTCGCCTGGTGTGTTAAGTAATACACCGATCTGAGAATCTGAATATGGgcagcgcagcggttagcactgtggcttcacagctccagggtcccgggttcgattcccggcttgggtcgctgtctgtgcggagtctgcaccttctccccgtgtctgcgtgggtttcctccgggcgctccggtttccccccacacgtCCCGAGAGAcgcgcggttaggtggattgggaagGTTTGTTTTGAGACTATCTGAGCCAGGCCGCGAGTGGATGGAGCAGAGGCAGAAATAGGGATTCACAGGAGCCGCTCCCAGAGCTCAGGGCTGGCGGAATAGTCAACACTGAAGACGGAGGAGGTGACATCGGAACGTCGGGAGAAAGGGCTACCCCGATAAGGCCACTCAGACAACTCGGTGATGGATGTACCAAGGGGAGCCTTTACTAATGTAGCATCCTGCTGTGGAACAGACtaaactggggagggggggggggggggtcatatcaTTATTATTATAATCAATATTCAATATCATTGCTGTTTTACCACCTGACTTGACAGAGTCACTCAGTTTCCCACTCTATCCCTCCAGCCGTATTTCACTCAAACActcatccaatttcctttgaaaTAGTTCATCCTCGCAAACTCCCATCGACCCACAGGGAAAGGGCATCCTGGTCATTATCACTCGCTGCGTTGAAGCGTATCttcctcacccctcccctctcctccatccctttCCCAAAACCTTAACTCTGTGTCCCTCAGACCTGGTACCAGGGAAATGCTTGTCCGCATCTGCGGTGACTGTCAGAACCTTGGACACAGATCGGCGAACAGCCGCAATCTCGCGAGAATGGGAGAAGAGGCGGAAGGGTATCATTTCAGCGATAATAGTCTTTatcggtgtcacaagtaggctgacattaacactgcgatgaagttactgtgaaaagcccctagtcgccacattccggcgcctgttcgggtacacagagggagaattcagaatgtccaattcacccaacagcacgtctttggactgtgggaggaaaccggagcacctggaggaaacccacgcacacacgggggagaacgtgcagactccgcacagacagtgacccgagctgggaatcgaacccgggaccctggagctgtgaaaccacagtgctaaccactgtgctatcgtggcgCCCATTCGCACAGTCTCTCACCCAAGGACCTATCGGTAAGAAGGGAGCCTTTTGCTTTCGGGGCCCGATGATGAACATGGCGATCGTCTGAGCACCGACATATATCTTGGGGCGAGGGTCACGCctgggcactgctccctggcactgccccacatGCGGTACCCGAGGGGCTAAACTGCAGGCGGGGCGGGGGGTATCAGATGAATACCGGGGGGCGTTTCCACAACTCTAGCACCAGCATTCCGACGTACAAATTTACTTTTCATCCGTAATGTGGATCTTtctgttttttttataaattcagaatacccaattcatttttcccaaggggcaattgagcgcggccaatccacctcccccgcacatctttgggttgtgggggtgagacccacgcaaacacggggagaatgtgcaaactccacatggacagtgacccggggccgggatcgaacccggggcctcggcaccgtgaggcagcagcgctaacccactgcgccaccgtgccgccctcgtcaTGTGAATCTTTACCGTGACGTTGCAGTCTGCGATGGAGGACACTTACATAGCTTCAAAGCAGAGCACACATGGGTGTGAGTAGGTGACACCGTTCGACCCGCAGATGAACCGATACGGCTTTGGACACCTCGACAGGCGAGGATACCTTTCACAGTGAGGCTTGGAGAGAACAGATTAGCAAATGAGCACCAACAAACCGACATTAAAAACTGCAGAAACGTTCAAACCAGCAGAGATAAATGTAAAAATCTTTTGACTACTAACATCATTGTCGAAAGCCGCTCCAaggtctgaaatagaaacagagagTTTGTTACCAGAGGTGGAAGCGCAAGCTGGCTGCTGACCGGCGAGGGAATCGCGTGCGAGACACTTTAATGAACCATATCACCGAAAATGGTTAATGCCAAGACAGCACAACTTTCCAGAAACCTGACCCTGGGCAAAAATCTCCCACAAGGTTCCTCAATCCCAACTTTGTTTGTTAAAATCCCCCAAATCAGCTCTTCGCTCTTCGAGAACATGGATCCTAGAACAGtgcaacacagtacaggccctacggccaacaatttatccgaatctaagatcagcctgacctccaccccttcaatttactgctgtccatgtgtccaagagtcgcttaaatgtccctattgcctcagactccaccacctctgctggcaatgcattccacacacccaccactctctgtgtaaagaacctctgacatctccccgataccttcctccaatcaccttcaaattatgtccgcttgtgacagccatttccgccctggggaaaagtctctggctatccactctatccatacctctcttgtacacctctatcaagtcacctctctgccttcttcgctccagtgagaaaagcccgagctccctcaacctttcttcataagacctgccctccagtccaggcagcatcctggtaaatctcctctgcaccctctccaaagcatccacctccttcctataatgaggcgaccaggactggacacaatattccaggtgtggtcgaaCCAGAGAGGAATCCCCTTCAATACGAACGAAAGGAGGATTTCCCTCTGCTTCGGAATACGACAAATCCCCTGACCGTTTGGCTTCAGTGTTGGTAGAAACCTAGAACGCCTCTCCTGCAAACCACCATCCGTGGCCACAACGTTCCAACATTGCCTCTGAGGCGCTTTCCCAAGTTCCATTGTTATTCAGTAAGTTTCGGAATATCGCTCACCAACAAAAGCAAAAACTGCAGCAAAAGCGACAAGAAGCATTCTACTGCCCTCCTCGCCCGTTCCCGACTTGCTGGAGGTGCGCTGACCAGCTCGGGATTTATACAGCCGCGCATCCTCCTCCTGTTTCTCAAACCCATTGGctccttggggggggggcccgATTAATCTTCTTGAATAAGTGGCGAAATAATGCTTTTTGGAACTTGTTAAGAGAACGATAATTGGCAGATCATTACCCAGGTAATTGGGTGCAATCCCAACACAGTCTCGAGCTTCAGGAGGTCGGGTTTGAATCGGCTCCAAAAGGCTCCAATCTCGGGATTGTGGTCCACAGGGAGCTTTGCAAACACATCACAGGAGCCGTTCTTAAAATCGAAACTGTTGTGGTCAAAGATGTGGACAAACCGTTCAGTATGGCCCACGCGTCTCCTCTCGATGTTGAATATTCAGGAGACCCTAAAGCAGGACAGTACCCCTATTTATTGCTCAAATCAGCTTCCAGTTAAAGCACCGTTTTCAGCAGCTTTGTCAGGAGGTCTTGTAGAaatagtccctgtccaaatgcagcaagacctggacaatatccaggctcggggctgacaagtggcaagttacattcacaccacacaagtgcccggcaatgaccatctcctacaagagagaatctaaccatcgccccatgacattcgatggcattaccatcgctgaatcccccacaatcaacaccctggggttaccattgatcagaaactgaactggacccagccacattaatactgtggctaccagggcaggtcagaggctgggaatcctgcggagcgtaactcgcctcctgaccccccccccccccccccccccaaagcctgtccaccatctacaaggcacaagtcaggagtgtgagggaatactctccacttgcctggatgagtgcggctcccaacaaccctcgaaaagctcgacaccatccaggacaaagcagccccgcttgattgctcccccttccacaaacagtcacgCCCTCCCCCACCGATGAACAAGGAGAGGTGTACAACTGTCACAAGGaatggtgtacgggtatcacaaggagaggtgtacgggtatcacaaggagaggtgtacgggtatcacaaggagaggtgtacgactgtcacaaggagaggtgtacgactgtcacaaggaatggtgtacgggtatcacaaggagaggtgtacgggtatcacaaggagaggtgtacgggtatcacaaggagtggtgtacgggtatcacaaggagaggtgtacgggtatcacaaggagaggtgtacgactgtcacaaggagaggtgtacgactgtcacaaggaatggtgtacgggtatcacaaggagaggtgtacgggtatcacaaggagaggtgtacgggtatcacaaggagaggtgtacgactgtcacaaggagaggtgtacgactgtcacaaggaatggtgtacgggtatcacaaggagaggtgtacgggtatcacaaggagaggtgtacgggtatcacaaagagtggtgtacgggtatcacaaggagtggtgtacgggtatcacaaggagaggtgtacgggtatcacaaggagaggtgtacgactgtcacaaggagaggtgtacgactgtcacaaggagtggtgtacgggtatcacaaggggaggtgtacgactgtcacaaggagaggtgtacgac
It encodes the following:
- the LOC140399830 gene encoding trypsin inhibitor ClTI-1-like, coding for MLLVAFAAVFAFVDLGAAFDNDPHCERYPRLSRCPKPYRFICGSNGVTYSHPCVLCFEAILRGVDIKMQYPGKCKKRKKGQREQ